The Arachis hypogaea cultivar Tifrunner chromosome 14, arahy.Tifrunner.gnm2.J5K5, whole genome shotgun sequence genome has a segment encoding these proteins:
- the LOC112740308 gene encoding flowering-promoting factor 1-like protein 3 — protein sequence MSGVWVFKNGVVRLVENPGADAVEGGGRQASAVRRKVLVHRATNEVITNYAALETKLRSLGWERYYDDPELLQFHKRSTVHLISLPKDFTKFKSMHMYDIVVKNKNSFEVRDM from the coding sequence ATGTCTGGCGTCTGGGTTTTCAAGAACGGCGTGGTCCGGCTCGTCGAGAACCCAGGCGCAGACGCCGTGGAGGGTGGTGGGCGGCAAGCATCAGCCGTAAGGCGCAAGGTGCTGGTTCACAGGGCAACGAACGAGGTAATCACCAATTACGCCGCCCTAGAAACCAAGCTTCGCTCGCTGGGATGGGAGCGTTACTATGATGATCCAGAGCTTCTTCAGTTCCACAAGCGGTCCACCGTGCACCTCATTTCTCTGCCTAAGGATTTCACCAAGTTCAAGTCCATGCACATGTATGACATAGTCGTCAAGAACAAGAACTCCTTTGAAGTCAGGGACATGTAG